The proteins below are encoded in one region of Chrysemys picta bellii isolate R12L10 chromosome 4, ASM1138683v2, whole genome shotgun sequence:
- the LOC101949910 gene encoding olfactory receptor 5G9-like yields the protein MALGNYTTVTGFILQGITENPKLQIILFMTFSFIYFCTLVGNLGMIMLIRVDSRLHTSMYFFLSSLSLLDIGYSSVIAPKTLVIFSTETKDISFAGCVVQFFFLSLCANTELCLLAVMAYDRFVAICKPLLYHVVMSRRVCIQLVVGSYLYAFASAITHTSSLFSLSFCHFNVLDHFFCDIPPLQKISCSNTRIDELVHFTFAAIATIVTIVIILVSYTYIIFAILRIRSSEGRRKAFNTCASHLTVVAMLYGTLFFMYLRPSSSNSADQDKVVAVFYTLVIPMLNPLIYSLRNKEVKDALRRTIYQKIIPRCM from the coding sequence ATGGCACTGGGGAATTATACCACAGTGACTGGCTTCATCCTCCAGGGAATAACAGAAAATCCAAAGCTGCAAATCATCCTCTTCATGACATTCTCCTTCATCTATTTCTgcaccctggtggggaatctaGGGATGATCATGTTAATCCGTGTTGATTCCCGACTCCACACCTCCATGTATTTTTTCCTCAGCAGCTTGTCTCTCTTAGATATTGGCTACTCCTCTGTGATTGCCCCAAAGACACTGGTCATCTTTTCTACAGAGACTAAAGACATTTCTTTTGCAGGGTGTGTGGTTCagtttttcttcctctctctttgtGCCAACACCGAGCTTTGCCTCCTGGCAGTGATGGCCTACGATCGCTTTGTAGCCATCTGCAAACCATTGCTTTATCATGTAGTTATGTCCAGGAGAGTCTGCATCCAGTTGGTGGTGGGCTCTTATCTCTATGCTTTTGCCAGTGCAATCACCCACACTAGTTCTTTGTTTTCTCTGTCCTTCTGCCACTTCAATGTCCTtgatcatttcttctgtgacatccctcCTCTCCAAAAGATCTCATGCTCCAACACTCGCATCGATGAGCTGGTGCATTTCACCTTTGCAGCTATAGCAACCATTgtaaccattgtgatcatccttGTCTCCTACACATATATCATCTTTGCCATCCTAAGGATCCGCTCTTCTgagggcaggcgcaaagccttcaacacctgcgcctcccacctgACGGTCGTTGCTATGCTGTATGGGACTCTCTTCTTTATGTATCTGCGCCCCAGCTCCAGTAACTCAGCAGATCAGGATAAAGTGGTGGCTGTGTTCTATACCCTGgtgatccccatgctgaaccccctgatctacagcctgaggaacaaggaggtgaaggacgcCTTGAGGAGAACAATATATCAGAAAATTATTCCTCGCTGTATGTAA
- the LOC135983483 gene encoding olfactory receptor 5AP2-like — protein MAHGNHTGVSMFILLGFKGSRSLQAVLFGMFLLIYSMSLVGNLSMISLIRIETRLHTPMYFFLSNLSLVDLTYSSIIAPKALVNFLAESKVISFAGCATQFFFHSFSVNSEGLLLAVMAYDRFIAICKPLMYTLIMSRKVWVQLVVASYIYASINAIVHTGSLFSLSFCGPNIIDHFFCDIPPLQKLSCSDTRVGDTVHFLFAAVAALSTILVILISYVSIMVAILRIRSNEGRRKAFSTCTSHLMAVSILYGALFFMYLRPTSSNSSEYDKVVSMFYTLVIPMLNPLIYSLRNKEVKDALRKTIYQKIIPR, from the coding sequence ATGGCGCATGGCAATCATACTGGAGTGTCCATGTTCATCCTTCTAGGATTCAAAGGCAGTCGATCGCTGCAAGCTGTCCTCTTTGGGATGTTTTTGCTTATCTACAGCATGAGCCTAGTGGGGAATCTCAGCATGATCTCTTTGATCAGGATCGAGACGCGGCtacacacccccatgtatttttTCCTCAGCAACTTGTCCCTTGTAGACCTCACTTACTCTTCCATTATTGCCCCTAAGGCACTGGTGAACTTCTTAGCAGAGAGTAAAGTCATTTCCTTTGCTGGGTGTGCCACgcaatttttttttcactccTTCTCTGTGAACTCTGAGGGTTTACTTCTGGCTGTGATGGCATATGATCGCTTCATAGCTATATGCAAGCCGCTGATGTACACGCTCATTATGTCCAGGAAAGTCTGGGTCCAGTTGGTAGTGGCATCATACATTTATGCCTCCATTAATGCCATTGTGCATACAGGCTCTTTGTTCAGCCTGTCCTTCTGTGGCCCCAATATCATTGATCACTTTTTCTGTGACATCCCCCCACTCCAGAAACTCTCCTGCTCTGACACTCGCGTGGGTGACACAGTGCATTTcctctttgctgctgtagctgcaCTAAGTACTATCCTGGTCATCCTCATTTCCTATGTTTCTATCATGGTGGCCATCTTGCGGATCCGCTCCAACGAGGGCAGACGCAAAGctttctccacctgcacctcccacctgatGGCTGTGTCCATACTGTATGGGGCTCTGTTCTTTATGTACTTACGACCCACATCCAGCAACTCATCAGAGTACGACAAAGTGGTGTCCATGTTCTATACCCTtgtgatccccatgttgaaccccctgatctacagcctgaggaacaaggaggtgaaggacgcCTTGAGGAAGACAATATACCAGAAAATTATTCCTCGCTGA